In one Carettochelys insculpta isolate YL-2023 chromosome 6, ASM3395843v1, whole genome shotgun sequence genomic region, the following are encoded:
- the INAFM2 gene encoding putative transmembrane protein INAFM2, whose product MKEKEPPAAERGKPATYTGDKKARMAAKTNKKWVRLATVLAYVLSVSLAAIVLAVYYSLIWQPVRGGAPSHTQSPSSGPSSSSAAAGRTTPGSRTEPHWGAGPTELPTRPGSGPGAAGTERAATSPAPPPGSEPGAAPEPPVLQRAHGSH is encoded by the coding sequence ATGAAGGAGAAGGAGCCGCCGGCGGCGGAGCGGGGCAAGCCCGCCACGTACACCGGGGACAAGAAGGCGCGGATGGCGGCCAAGACCAACAAGAAGTGGGTGCGCCTGGCCACCGTGTTGGCCTACGTGCTCTCCGTCTCGCTGGCCGCCATCGTGCTCGCCGTCTACTACAGCCTCATCTGGCAGCCGGTGCGGGGCGGCGCCCCGTCCCACACCCAGTCCCCGTCGTCGGGGCCCAGTTCCAGCAGCGCCGCCGCCGGCCGGACCACGCCGGGGTCCCGCACGGAGCCGCACTGGGGAGCCGGCCCCACGGAGCTGCCGACGCGGCCGGGCTCCGGCCCGGGGGCGGCGGGGACTGAGCGCGCTGCCACCTCGCCAGCGCCGCCGCCGGGGAGCGAGCCCGGCGCAGCCCCCGAGCCCCCAGTGCTGCAGCGGGCGCATGGGAGCCACTGA